Proteins from one Rosa chinensis cultivar Old Blush chromosome 7, RchiOBHm-V2, whole genome shotgun sequence genomic window:
- the LOC112175433 gene encoding immune-associated nucleotide-binding protein 9 isoform X1, which produces MGGRSIDVELELPSSNAARTMVLVGRTGNGKSATGNSILGKKAFNSRRSSSTVTTTTELKTATLEDGQQINVIDTPGLFDNSAKSDFIGKEIVQCIKLAKDGIDAVLVVLSTKTRLSEEEESAIRSLETLFGSKIFDYMIIVFTGGDELEENDSTLEDYLGRDCPEPLKEILGLCGNRCVLFDNKTKDESKRVEQVQRLLSLVNLVTAQNGGRPYTDEIFAEVKKEAMKLRDQQEEVASLEGYSKRDISHLNEQMQLAHDLQLKRITEMGELKIRENTIMLKQKLAGEHAARLRAEEIAQEAQQRSENEIRKLSDDLQAEKRKSYRSGSIDHRFRCAIL; this is translated from the exons ATGGGTGGACGTTCGATTGATGTTGAGCTGGAACTTCCCTCTTCTAATGCTGCTCGCACTATGGTCTTAGTTGGACGCACTGGTAATGGAAAAAGTGCAACAGGCAACAGCATTCTTGGCAAAAAAGCCTTCAATTCCAGGCGTAGCTCTAGTACTGTCACGACCACTACTGAATTGAAGACTGCTACCTTGGAAGATGGACAACAAATTAATGTTATAGACACTCCTG GTCTTTTTGATAATTCTGCCAAATCAGACTTTATTGGCAAAGAAATTGTCCAATGCATTAAATTGGCCAAGGATGGAATCGATGCTGTTCTTGTGGTTCTCTCAACTAAAACTCGCTTATCAGAAGAAGAGGAGTCTGCAATCCGTAGCTTGGAAACTCTATTTGGAAGTAAAATCTTTGACTATATGATTATTGTCTTTACGGGGGGAGATGAGTTGGAAGAAAATGATAGCACTTTGGAAGATTATTTGGGCCGTGATTGCCCGGAGCCTTTGAAG GAAATCCTTGGTCTGTGTGGAAATCGCTGTGTGCTTTTTGATAACAAGACTAAGGATGAAAGCAAGAGGGTCGAACAAGTGCAGCGGCTTCTCTCGCTTGTAAACTTGGTTACAGCACAGAATGGTGGGCGGCCATACACGGATGAGATATTTGCTGAAGTGAAG AAAGAGGCCATGAAACTTCGTGATCAACAAGAAGAGGTTGCTTCTTTGGAGGGGTATTCAAAACGAGACATATCTCATTTGAATGAGCAGATGCAGCTTGCACATGATCTGCAGCTTAAACGAATTACTGAGATG GGTGAGTTAAAGATAAGAGAGAATACCATAATGCTTAAACAAAAGTTAGCAGGTGAACATGCTGCACGATTAAGAGCTGAAGAGATTGCCCAAGAGGCTCAACAAAGGTCTGAGAATGAAATCCGAAAGCTTAGTGACGATCTACAAGCAGAGAAGCGGAAAAGTTACAGAAGCGGCAGCATAGACCACAGATTCAGATGTGCTATTCTTTAA
- the LOC112175436 gene encoding immune-associated nucleotide-binding protein 9, producing MGGSSIDDDWELPFSNAARTVVLVGRTGNGKSATGNSILGKKAFNSKRSSNGVTSTCELKTAILRDGQQVNVIDTPGLFDYSAKSDFIGKEIVKCINLAKDGIHAVLVVFSTRTRFSQEEESAILSLQTLFGSKIFDYMIVVFTGGDDFEENDETLEDYLGRDCPEPLKEILGLCGNRRVLFDNKTKDESKRVEQVQQLLALVNSVIAQNGGRPYTDEIFAEVKKGAMKLRDQQEEVASLKGYSKREISHLNEQMQLAHDLQLKRITEMVELKMRETTMMLEQKLADEHAARLRAEETAQEAQQRSEDEIRKLRDDLQKAEEELRKRVESKCAIL from the exons aTGGGTGGAAGTTCGATTGATGATGACTGGGAGCTTCCCTTTTCCAATGCTGCTCGCACTGTGGTCTTAGTTGGACGCACTGGTAATGGAAAAAGTGCGACAGGCAACAGCATTCTTGGCAAAAAAGCTTTCAATTCCAAGCGTAGCTCTAATGGTGTCACGAGCACCTGTGAATTAAAGACTGCAATCTTGAGAGATGGACAGCAAGTTAATGTTATAGACACTCCTG GTCTTTTTGATTATTCTGCCAAATCAGACTTTATTGGCAAAGAAATTGTCAAATGCATTAATTTGGCCAAGGATGGAATCCATGCTGTTCTTGTGGTTTTCTCAACTAGAACTCGCTTTTCACAAGAAGAGGAGTCTGCAATCCTTAGCTTGCAAACTCTGTTTGGAAGTAAAATCTTTGACTATATGATTGTTGTCTTTACGGGAGGAGATGACTTTGAAGAAAATGATGAGACTTTGGAAGATTATTTGGGCCGTGATTGCCCGGAGCCTTTAAAG GAAATCCTTGGTCTGTGTGGAAATCGTCGTGTGCTTTTTGATAACAAGACTAAGGATGAAAGCAAGAGGGTCGAACAAGTGCAGCAGCTTCTCGCGCTTGTAAACTCGGTTATAGCACAGAATGGTGGGCGGCCATACACAGATGAGATATTTGCTGAAGTTAAG AAAGGGGCTATGAAACTTCGTGATCAACAAGAAGAGGTTGCTTCTTTGAAGGGGTATTCAAAACGAGAAATATCTCATTTGAATGAGCAGATGCAGCTTGCACATGATCTGCAGCTTAAACGAATTACTGAGATG GTTGAATTAAAGATGAGAGAAACAACTATGATGCTCGAACAAAAGTTAGCAGATGAACATGCTGCACGACTAAGAGCTGAAGAGACTGCCCAAGAGGCTCAACAAAGGTCTGAGGATGAAATCCGAAAGCTTAGAGACGATCTACAAAAAGCAGAGGAGGAGCTTCGGAAAAGAGTTGAAAGCAAGTGTGCTATTCTTTAA
- the LOC112175437 gene encoding phosphomannomutase-like — MAVMKPGVIALFDVDGTLTAPKKDVTPQMLGFMRELKKWALWEDPTFLTKQLGKTIMGDYDYVFSENGLVAHKDVKLICTQVLYGPYLCFTSSLSSSILFLFVSALSETEKPLARFRCSLMIIGHVVHEEDDDQGEVYIDEADILNKVDFDEEDLPDADDQAVGTSSFGIQFLIYDLFLSLAVELI; from the exons ATGGCGGTTATGAAGCCTGGAGTGATTGCCTTGTTTGATGTTGATGGGACTCTCACTGCTCCCAAAAAG GATGTTACTCCGCAAATGTTAGGATTCATGCGAGAACTCAAGAAG TGGGCATTGTGGGAGGATCCAACCTTTCTAACAAAGCAGCTTGGAAAGACAA TTATGGGTGACTATGATTATGTATTTTCTGAGAATGGTCTTGTGGCTCACAAAGATGTGAAGCTCATTTGCACCCAG GTTCTTTATGGTCCATACTTATGTTTCACTTCTTCATTGTCCTCGTCAATTTTGTTTCTATTTGTTAGTGCACTTTCCGAGACTGAAAAGCCTTTAGCTAGGTTTAGATGCTCATTAATGATTATTG GTCATGTTGTTCATGAAGAAGACGATGACCAAGGcgaggtttacattgatgaaGCTGACATCCTTAACAAAGTTGATTTCGATGAGGAAG ATCTTCCTGATGCAGACGACCAAGCAGTTGGTACATCATCGTTTGGCATACAATTCCTTATTTATGATCTTTTTCTTTCGCTTGCTGTCGAGTTAATTTGA
- the LOC112175433 gene encoding immune-associated nucleotide-binding protein 9 isoform X2: MGGRSIDVELELPSSNAARTMVLVGRTGNGKSATGNSILGKKAFNSRRSSSTVTTTTELKTATLEDGQQINVIDTPGLFDNSAKSDFIGKEIVQCIKLAKDGIDAVLVVLSTKTRLSEEEESAIRSLETLFGSKIFDYMIIVFTGGDELEENDSTLEDYLGRDCPEPLKEILGLCGNRCVLFDNKTKDESKRVEQVQRLLSLVNLVTAQNGGRPYTDEIFAEVKKEAMKLRDQQEEVASLEGYSKRDISHLNEQMQLAHDLQLKRITEMVNMLHD, from the exons ATGGGTGGACGTTCGATTGATGTTGAGCTGGAACTTCCCTCTTCTAATGCTGCTCGCACTATGGTCTTAGTTGGACGCACTGGTAATGGAAAAAGTGCAACAGGCAACAGCATTCTTGGCAAAAAAGCCTTCAATTCCAGGCGTAGCTCTAGTACTGTCACGACCACTACTGAATTGAAGACTGCTACCTTGGAAGATGGACAACAAATTAATGTTATAGACACTCCTG GTCTTTTTGATAATTCTGCCAAATCAGACTTTATTGGCAAAGAAATTGTCCAATGCATTAAATTGGCCAAGGATGGAATCGATGCTGTTCTTGTGGTTCTCTCAACTAAAACTCGCTTATCAGAAGAAGAGGAGTCTGCAATCCGTAGCTTGGAAACTCTATTTGGAAGTAAAATCTTTGACTATATGATTATTGTCTTTACGGGGGGAGATGAGTTGGAAGAAAATGATAGCACTTTGGAAGATTATTTGGGCCGTGATTGCCCGGAGCCTTTGAAG GAAATCCTTGGTCTGTGTGGAAATCGCTGTGTGCTTTTTGATAACAAGACTAAGGATGAAAGCAAGAGGGTCGAACAAGTGCAGCGGCTTCTCTCGCTTGTAAACTTGGTTACAGCACAGAATGGTGGGCGGCCATACACGGATGAGATATTTGCTGAAGTGAAG AAAGAGGCCATGAAACTTCGTGATCAACAAGAAGAGGTTGCTTCTTTGGAGGGGTATTCAAAACGAGACATATCTCATTTGAATGAGCAGATGCAGCTTGCACATGATCTGCAGCTTAAACGAATTACTGAGATG GTGAACATGCTGCACGATTAA